The DNA region TGAAACAGGTTCAGATATGGGGGAAGGCCGGACGCAGCCTGCGCGGCCATCACTCGCGCCGCTCCACCGACCGAAACCGGCAGCGACCACACACCAGCCAGGACCAACGCCAGCGTGACACCGGCAACAACAGAATGGGGACGACGGATAACCAGAGCCATGTGCTCCTCCAACAGAGAAGCATAGCGGAAAACGTGTGAAACCGATCTACGATTGGCGGCTCATGGGACTCCCTCCGGGAACGCGCATCGGTAGCTACGAAGTGGTCGGCCCCCTGGGCGCCGGGGGCATGGGTGAGGTGTATCGCGCGCGCGATGCGCGGCTGGGCCGCGACGCCGCGATCAAGATTCTGCCCGAGGCGTTCCTCACTGACGCCGACCGGGTGGCGCGCTTCGAACGCGAGGCCCGCACGCTCGCCTCGTTGAATCATCCGAACATCGCCGGCATTTACGGAATTGAAGGCAGCGCCATCGTCATGGAACTCGTGGAGGGTGAGGACCTCTCTGAGTTGCTCGCGCGCGGCCCGGTGCCGCTGGTTGACGCGCTGAAGACCGCGCGCCAGATTGCGAGTGCTCTCGAAGCTGCGCACGAACAGGGCATCGTGCATCGCGACCTGAAACCGGCCAACGTGAAAGTGCGGCCGGACGGAACGGTCAAGGTGCTCGACTTCGGATTGGCCCGCCCGGGCGGCTCAGGTGACGCCTCCGGTTCAATCGCAAATTCGCCGACGATGACGAGTCCGGCCACGGCCTTTGGGATGATCATCGGCACGGCGGCGTACATGAGCCCGGAGCAGGCGCGCGGGAAAGCCGTCGACAGGCGAGCCGACGTGTGGGCCTTCGGCGTCGTCCTCTACGAAATGTTGTCGGGCCGTCGCGCGTATCCCGGCAGCGAGGTGTCGGATGTGCTGGCGTCGGTACTGAAAGACACCTTGCCGCTCGACGGAGTGCCCCCTGAGACACCGGCGGCGATTCGCCGATTGCTGCGGCGATGCCTGGAGAAGGACCGTGCCGATCGCCTGGACTCCATGGCCACGGCGAGACTTGAAATCGCCGACGCGATGGCGCCGGGCAGCGATGATGCGCCGGCAGCGACTGCCGCCGTTGCGCCGAACCGGTCGCGCACGATGCTGATCGCGGCTGTCGCCGTGATCGCCGCGTCCGCCCTTACCGGATTTGTCGTCTGGCGCGTACGGACGCCTGCGCCGGCACAGCCGATCGCTTTCGCCCTGGCGCCGCCGCTAGGGGAAGTGTTGCAGGTCAACGTCAACCAACCCGCTCTGGCGATCTCGAATGACGGCCGTCGGATTGTGTACGCCATTGGGGTCGTCGGAAAAACGCTCGTGGTCAGGTCGCTTGACCAGTTCGCCGACCTGCCGCTCACGAACCTCGGGACCCAGCCACGGTCGCCGTTTTTTTCCCCCGATGACCAGTGGCTGGGATACTTTGCGGCGTCCAGCAGCGGCGGGGGCGCCCGCCTGATGAAAGTGGCGCCGACGGGCGGGGCGCCGCTCGAGATCGCGACAGTCCAGGGCAATCTTCGCGGCGCCTCGTGGGGCCGCGACAACACCATCGTGTTCGCAAGCACGGCCTGGGAGAGTGGTCTGCTGCGGGTGTCTGCCGAGGGCGGGGACCCGGAGGTACTGACAAAACCAGATACAGCGGCCGGCGAGGTCGATCACCAGTGGCCGGCGATGATGCCGGATGGCAGGCACGTGGTGTTCACCGTCTCCCGAGTTTCAACGCAAGGGGCCCTCGAGCTTCAGCGAGACATCGCCGTCCTGGACCTGGCCACCCGCAACGTGCGTGTGATCAAGCAGGGTGCGTCCTACCCGCGACTGGCCGCGACAACTCACCTGCTCTTCGTGACCGACCGTGGGGTGTTCGCCGCACCATTCGATCCGGTCGCTTGCGAGTTTCGCGGCGAGGCTGTGCGAGTGATTGAGG from Acidobacteriota bacterium includes:
- a CDS encoding protein kinase; translated protein: MGLPPGTRIGSYEVVGPLGAGGMGEVYRARDARLGRDAAIKILPEAFLTDADRVARFEREARTLASLNHPNIAGIYGIEGSAIVMELVEGEDLSELLARGPVPLVDALKTARQIASALEAAHEQGIVHRDLKPANVKVRPDGTVKVLDFGLARPGGSGDASGSIANSPTMTSPATAFGMIIGTAAYMSPEQARGKAVDRRADVWAFGVVLYEMLSGRRAYPGSEVSDVLASVLKDTLPLDGVPPETPAAIRRLLRRCLEKDRADRLDSMATARLEIADAMAPGSDDAPAATAAVAPNRSRTMLIAAVAVIAASALTGFVVWRVRTPAPAQPIAFALAPPLGEVLQVNVNQPALAISNDGRRIVYAIGVVGKTLVVRSLDQFADLPLTNLGTQPRSPFFSPDDQWLGYFAASSSGGGARLMKVAPTGGAPLEIATVQGNLRGASWGRDNTIVFASTAWESGLLRVSAEGGDPEVLTKPDTAAGEVDHQWPAMMPDGRHVVFTVSRVSTQGALELQRDIAVLDLATRNVRVIKQGASYPRLAATTHLLFVTDRGVFAAPFDPVACEFRGEAVRVIEDTVVKPSSGGADVEVSNAGVLTYIAGGSVTVRSLAWIDQHGVETPMSAPERGYQDFKLSPDGTRAVVTLTDGGESSIHVYDLTRGTLSRLTPPDEFGSAPVWSSDSRFVYYRSYSRGGRGFGLSRVSAAGGGSPELILVEKDNVTLTPTGATPDGRSLLLRTNAGVRTEVQILNLDGTPSPKRLVADPDGSEDGRVSPDGRWLAYTVRVGSGGGGQVFLRPFPNVTDSRVQVSINGGARPVWAANSRTIFYSGTRESGGIWRVDLAANGQLGKPVLMLAPDTDVSQVIDIATGGDRFVRIRPVIDKTKTNELRVVLNWFEFLKQKMAGGK